The genomic stretch ACCAGCTCCACCTCGTCGGGTGCGGGCGCGAACGCGTCCGACGCGAACGACCAGACGCGCTCGAGGCTCAAGCCCCCTCCCCCGGCGTCAGCGAGGCCGCCCGCACCCAGAACCCCGGGTAGCGCCGCGCCAGCGCGTCCGCGTAGCGCTCGGCCTTCTCCCGGCTTTCCACGGGGGCGAAGAGGGTGCTGCCGCTGCCGCTCATCAACGCGCCCGCGAGCCCGTGCTCCTCGAGCAAGCGCTTCAGGTCGGCGAGCGGCGGGTAGGCGAAGAAGACCGCCCGTTCCAGGTCGTTGCGCCAGGGCGGCGGCGCGCCCCGGCGCAGTGCGTCCAAAATGCCGGCCACGTCCAGGTCGCCGCCGAAGTCGCCCGGCACCAGCGCGGCGTAGGCCGCGGCCGTGGGTACTTCGAAGGGCGGCCTCACCAGAACGAAGTGGGCTTCCAGCGGCTCCAAGAACGTAAGCTCCTCGCCCACGCCCCGCCCCTCGGCCAGGCCGCCGCGCAGCAGAAAGGGCACGTCCGCCCCCAATTCCCGCGCCAGCGCCAGAAGGTCGACTTCCGCAGGATAGATCTTCCTAAGCCCCCGCAGCACCGCCGCGGCGTCGGCCGAGCCCCCGCCCAGGCCCGCCCCCGCGGGCACACGTTTGACGAGCTCGACCGCCACGCCGCCCGGAGCGCCCGCGGCAGCCAGGTAGGCCTCGGCCGCCCGCCAGGCCAGGTTCTCGGGGCCCTGCGGCGCTTCGAACTCGCCGCCCACGGTCAGCGTCACGCCGCGGCTCTCGGGTCGGAGCCGTACCTCGTCGCAAACGTCCACCGTCGCAAAGAGCGTGTGCAGCTCGTGGTACCCGTCCGGCCGGCGGCCGCGCACCGCAAGGCCCAGGTTCAGCTTGGCGCAGGCGCGCTCGAGGATTCCGTCCACGCCTTTCAGTATGTCACCCGCTCGCATGTGACGCCGGTCCACACCGCGCCGGTGGGCTCTGCTTTAATAAGGCCATGCCCGCCCGCTTCCAGCCGCTGGCCTACGCCCCGCCCGAACCCGGAGAAATGCTTCGGCGCGTCCGCGCCTTCTACGAACGGATGCGCACCCGCCGCAGCGTGCGCGACTTCTCCGACCGCCCCGTCCCCCGCGAGGTCATCGAGCTGGCCATCCGCACCGCCGCCAGCGCCCCATCGGGCGCCAACCAGCAGCCCTGGTTCTTCGTCGCCGTATCCGACCCCGCCACCAAGCGCAAGATCCGCCTCGCCGCCGAAGAAGAGGAGCGCAGGTTCTACTCGGGACGCGCTCCCGGGGAATGGCTCGCCGCCCTCGATCACCTGGGCACCGGCCCCGAAAAGCCCTTCCTGGAAACCGCGCCGTGGCTCATCGCCGTCTTCGCCCAGGCCTACGGGGTGGACGAACGGGGGCGGCGCGTCAAGCACTACTACGTGCAGGAATCCGTGGGCATCGCCTCGGGCTTCCTGATCGCGGCCCTC from Oceanithermus desulfurans encodes the following:
- the ispE gene encoding 4-(cytidine 5'-diphospho)-2-C-methyl-D-erythritol kinase, giving the protein MLERACAKLNLGLAVRGRRPDGYHELHTLFATVDVCDEVRLRPESRGVTLTVGGEFEAPQGPENLAWRAAEAYLAAAGAPGGVAVELVKRVPAGAGLGGGSADAAAVLRGLRKIYPAEVDLLALARELGADVPFLLRGGLAEGRGVGEELTFLEPLEAHFVLVRPPFEVPTAAAYAALVPGDFGGDLDVAGILDALRRGAPPPWRNDLERAVFFAYPPLADLKRLLEEHGLAGALMSGSGSTLFAPVESREKAERYADALARRYPGFWVRAASLTPGEGA
- a CDS encoding nitroreductase family protein — encoded protein: MPARFQPLAYAPPEPGEMLRRVRAFYERMRTRRSVRDFSDRPVPREVIELAIRTAASAPSGANQQPWFFVAVSDPATKRKIRLAAEEEERRFYSGRAPGEWLAALDHLGTGPEKPFLETAPWLIAVFAQAYGVDERGRRVKHYYVQESVGIASGFLIAALHSAGLATLTHTPSPMNFLREILGRPANERPVMLVVTGYPAGDAQVPVISKKAFDETARIV